TAATGttacgtaaaaaaaaaacatgattacGGTGTCAATTTGCCTAGACGGTGTATGATTATGACACGTTCACCAAAGACGACAAGATGGGAGATGCAGAATTCGGGATTAAGCCGTTCGTTAATGCGTTGAAGATGCACTTACATGATCTCCCATCTGGGACCATCGTAACCACGGTCCAGCCTAGCCGCGACAACTGCCTAGCCGAGGAGTCTCGGGTTATATGGTCTGATGGTAAGCTCGTTCAAGATATAGTTCTTAGGCTGAGACATGTCGAATGTGGTGAGGTTGAGGCTCAACTTCAATGGATTGATCTTCCCGGAAAGGGtctatgatttgttttctgtgtATTGGTTATGGGACTTTAAACctgaatttaatttaaaagtcCAAATTAATGTAAGCAAACaaactagaaagaaaaaacgataGTAGGAATGTctttgtacaaaaaaaattattatttgtttagtaAATGACGTGTTTCTAGAATCATTGGGTTAAGCATAAAGTTGAAGAAAATTACGGATGTTATAAGAAgttccaatttttgtttcacacATTAGCGATCGTGGAGGTCATCAAAACCAAGCCCTTATATTGTATAATGGGAATCATTACTTTAACTCGTTTGAAATGTTACCACACTTCAACCATGGAATGGAATTATGTAGTATTGgtaaatttaattaatcacTAGCTGCCAAAAATTTCATTAAGTAACGTAGTGTATACGTCAAAATTTACTTAGGTAGTGATAATATCTCGAACCAAGGCACATGAGCAGATCTCTTTCATATATGACACAAGTATGAGTACATGCATGAGCAGCACAAACCCTATTTGTTGCCTTTTCTAACGTATACGCATCAGGGACCCAAAAGTTATCAATTACctttactctttttatttgtgaattttgtttgttgaattaATATAAGATAAAGTACAAAGGAAACATATGAGAACGCTACAACCataaaagaagatagagaCCTGCAGCAACAAGATAAAGAGAAGGAACCAACCTACCACAACCCCTTCAGCACAAtcaacaagagaagagaagagaataaGGTGTTCTCTCACTCCCACAAAAATAACCTAAGTAGATCTCAGTTTTTAACCTTTTGTTAAATGATAAGTTATTAATCAATTAACTTTAAAGTTTATTAAGTGCATTGTATTTATAAGATAGCTGCAGAATTTACATCAATGTAGATTTTAGAAAACAGTTTGGACTTTTCGTTTTATCTTATAATAACCTTTTATGTTAGAAGATTGTGCGTTATCTAAACAAATATCTGAAGTATGAAATGACTAATGAGAAAACTATAGTATAATTCTAAGCTCACTTCTATAATTCTAAGTTTATGAGTTAATGAGTTATATAATTCTTACATCAATTTTTCACCCAAAACCTTATATACTTCCTACATAGCTTagatgaaaaatgtttttttcttcttctaaaactTCGTTGATTTCACAAATGaaagttgtatatatacaagtcTAAAACTTTGTTTATATTCAAAGTTATTCATTTAAGTTCCTCAAAAGGTTAGAGAGATTACCATAGTtacaaatatttcataattattattttttctgtatAAAACTcacaaaattacaattttaaaattaagttaagtttttcataatttcgttttcaatttcatattttatctactcactattttttttcttgcaataGTTATTGTTTGATACTTTGATCAGTTATGCAAAAGAGTTCTTGATAGTTAATTTATGGTAATTTACTGTGTTCAATATACACTG
This sequence is a window from Arabidopsis thaliana chromosome 1 sequence. Protein-coding genes within it:
- a CDS encoding Calcium-dependent lipid-binding (CaLB domain) family protein (Calcium-dependent lipid-binding (CaLB domain) family protein; CONTAINS InterPro DOMAIN/s: C2 membrane targeting protein (InterPro:IPR018029), C2 calcium/lipid-binding domain, CaLB (InterPro:IPR008973), C2 region (InterPro:IPR020477), C2 calcium-dependent membrane targeting (InterPro:IPR000008); BEST Arabidopsis thaliana protein match is: Calcium-dependent lipid-binding (CaLB domain) family protein (TAIR:AT3G17980.1); Has 4754 Blast hits to 4100 proteins in 245 species: Archae - 0; Bacteria - 3; Metazoa - 2838; Fungi - 514; Plants - 1019; Viruses - 0; Other Eukaryotes - 380 (source: NCBI BLink).), with the protein product MKPSLMDSLLGLLRIRIKRGVNLAVRDLNSSDPYVVVKMAKQKLKTRVIYKNVNPEWNEDLTLSVSDPNLTVLLTVYDYDTFTKDDKMGDAEFGIKPFVNALKMHLHDLPSGTIVTTVQPSRDNCLAEESRVIWSDGKLVQDIVLRLRHVECGEVEAQLQWIDLPGKGL
- a CDS encoding Calcium-dependent lipid-binding (CaLB domain) family protein (Calcium-dependent lipid-binding (CaLB domain) family protein; FUNCTIONS IN: molecular_function unknown; INVOLVED IN: biological_process unknown; LOCATED IN: cellular_component unknown; CONTAINS InterPro DOMAIN/s: C2 calcium/lipid-binding domain, CaLB (InterPro:IPR008973), C2 calcium-dependent membrane targeting (InterPro:IPR000008); BEST Arabidopsis thaliana protein match is: Calcium-dependent lipid-binding (CaLB domain) family protein (TAIR:AT3G17980.1).), which produces MIVSFLYFSSLFPTSLRKINLVAGEKHKDRRMKPSLMDSLLGLLRIRIKRGVNLAVRDLNSSDPYVVVKMAKQTVYDYDTFTKDDKMGDAEFGIKPFVNALKMHLHDLPSGTIVTTVQPSRDNCLAEESRVIWSDGKLVQDIVLRLRHVECGEVEAQLQWIDLPGKGL